One stretch of Prunus persica cultivar Lovell chromosome G1, Prunus_persica_NCBIv2, whole genome shotgun sequence DNA includes these proteins:
- the LOC18791084 gene encoding uncharacterized protein LOC18791084: MIIEYVLGFCAKKLCLLCARARTLISPFLSSLFSRCPRLGQIDQPRWDDLPMDCLVNVLEKVGMRSLLLDVPFVCKSWYRASLHPLCWQRLIFVDTETKMDLETHRPWRYHSEIEAEIDIQSDRLCFESLMSRFVSQYQIDDSCFSDTAFITSVVNRSRGHATFLRLPGFCPEAALKYVGDVCHELKGLSLPRRLLLCSSSIVKELIGKCKHLELLSLGGSHNLEEILLQFSMGCCRNFLNINVPAVLMNRQGAMKIPYLIPNVSFLSSYNLEEILAQIRIHCKNFCRLNMSGALIKREDVVAIVNLLPHIKYLILRKAYIDRGDLLTLLRGCTELVLLDARDCSGFDEGDVEISVLASHIGGTILLEYNWIGVF; encoded by the exons ATGATTATCGAGTACGTGTTAGGTTTTTGTGCAAAGAAGCTTTGTCTACTTTGCGCAAGAgcaagaacattaatttcacCGTTTttgtcttctctcttttctcggTGCCCTAGGCTTGGCCAG ATTGATCAACCAAGATGGGATGACTTACCTATGGACTGTTTGGTGAATGTGTTGGAAAAAGTTGGCATGAGGTCCTTGCTCTTGGATGTCCCTTTTGTGTGCAAGTCATGGTACAGGGCTAGCCTCCACCCTTTATGCTGGCAACGTCTCATTTTTGTTGACACTGAAACTAAGATGGACCTTGAAACTCATCGACCTTGGCGTTATCACAGTGAAATTGAAGCTGAGATCGACATTCAATCTGATCGTCTCTGCTTCGAATCCTTGATGAGTAGATTtgtatctcagtatcaaattgATGATAGCTGTTTCTCTGATACCGCATTTATAACGTCTGTAGTCAATCGCAGCAGAGGACATGCAACTTTCCTGAGGCTACCTGGATTTTGTCCAGAAGCAGCATTGAAATATGTTGGGGATGT GTGTCATGAACTTAAGGGTTTGTCTTTGCCCAGACGTTTACTGCTTTGTTCATCAAGCATTGTTAAAGAATTGATTGGAAAGTGCAAACATTTGGAGTTGTTGTCACTGGGAGGTAGCCATAATTTGGAGGAGATTCTGTTACAGTTCAGCATGGGATGCTGCAGGAATTTTCTAAACATAAATGTGCCAGCTGTTTTAATGAATAGACAAGGAGCAATGAAGATTCCCTATTTGATTCCTAATGTTAGCTTCCTAAGCAGCTATAATTTGGAGGAAATCCTTGCACAGATCCGCATTCACTGCAAGAACTTTTGCCGTTTAAATATGTCGGGTGCTTTAATCAAAAGAGAAGATGTGGTGGCAATTGTCAACTTGCTTCCTCACATTAAGTACCTAATCCTGAGGAAGGCATACATTGATCGGGGTGATCTTCTCACATTACTGCGAGGCTGCACAGAACTTGTGCTTTTGGATGCAAGGGATTGCTCTGGTTTTGACGAAGGTGATGTTGAAATATCAGTGCTTGCTTCTCATATTG GTGGCACAATCTTATTGGAGTATAACTGGATAGGGGTTTTCTGA
- the LOC18792379 gene encoding uncharacterized protein LOC18792379: MAGSGRQVGASVVARGGRWWRFWNLEGLGHYRASLNPSCWERLIFPDIKISYSILFLSNGGKTLQWFHDPKLERFIHQYQIDESHFSTTAFIKFVVNCSNGHATALSLPPCASETDLKYVSDVCGDLKAVGLPGDLVNDKSGVITELIGKWKRLEWLMLGSSYDLVKILSQISIHCKDFWGLRVSNADIFNDEAIAIVNFLPKIKPLILRKAEIDRDALMKLLQGCTELRVLDVSDCIGFSEDDGELLKLPSHITNFSCKGSNDDDFYEEDRNISYFRIGS, translated from the exons ATGGCGGGGTCAGGCCGTCAGGTTGGTGCCAGTGTTGTGGCTCGTGGTGGCCGGTGGTGGCggttttggaatttggagg gtttgggtcattacagaGCAAGCCTCAATCCTTCATGCTGGGAACGTCTCATTTTTCCAGACATTAAAATTAGCtattccattttgtttttgagtaATGGTGGTAAAACATTACAATGGTTTCATGACCCCAAGCTAGAAAGATTTATCCACCAATATCAAATTGATGAGAGTCATTTCTCGACCACTGCGTTTATTAAGTTTGTCGTCAATTGTAGCAATGGACATGCTACTGCTCTCAGTCTACCTCCATGTGCTTCAGAAACAGACTTGAAATATGTTTCAGATGT GTGTGGTGACCTCAAGGCTGTTGGATTGCCTGGGGATTTAGTTAACGACAAATCAGGTGTAATAACAGAGCTGATTGGTAAGTGGAAACGtttggagtggttgatgttgGGAAGCAGCTATGATTTGGTGAAAATCCTCTCACAGATCAGCATTCACTGCAAAGACTTTTGGGGCTTACGTGTGTCTAATGCTGATATTTTTAATGATGAGGCTATTGCAATTGTCAACTTCCTGCCTAAGATTAAGCCTTTGATCTTGAGGAAGGCTGAAATTGATCGGGATGCTCTTATGAAGTTACTGCAAGGTTGCACGGAGCTTCGGGTTCTGGATGTCAGTGATTGTATTGGTTTTAGTGAGGATGATGGGGAACTTTTAAAGCTTCCTTCTCATATTACTAATTTCAGCTGCAAGGGCTCTAACGATGATGATTTCTATGAGGAAGACAGgaatatttcttattttcgaATCGGGTCGTGA